CTCTCGGAGATGGTCCGCCGCTTGTCGTGGCGGATGGTCTCGCCGACCTCGAACTCCTCGTAGTACAGTCCGGACATGCCCGCCACGTCGCGGGCCCGGCCATTAACGGTGTCCCCGCCGGACCCCGAACGGACTTACCGCTGGGCGAACACCCGGGGATATGGCTCGCAGAAGCGTCCTGTTCTCCCCGGGCGATCAGCCCGACCTGCTGCGGAAGGCACCGAACTCGGGGGCCGACGCCGTCGTCTTCGACCTCGAAGACGCCGTGGCCCCCGACAGCAAACCCGCCGCCCGCGAGACCGTCGCGGCGGCACTCGCCGATTCCGACCTGGAGCCAGACTGCGAACTGTGGGTGCGCGTCAATCCGCCGGGGACCGTCGAGGCCGACGACGTGGCGACGGCCCTGGCGGACGATCCGCCGATCGACGCGGTGATGGCCCCCAAAGTCGGCGACGCTGCGGGTGTCAGGCGGGTCGCCGACCTGCTTGCCGAGAGAGGGCTGGACGTGCCCGTGATCGCGCTGATCGAGTCGGCGGCGGGCGTCCTCAACGCCGAGGAGATCGCCGCGGCCGATCCGGTGGACGCCGTCGCCATCGGCGCGGAAGACCTGGCGGCCGACGTGGGCGCGACCCGGACCGAGGAGGGGATCGAGGTGCTCCACGCACGCGAACACGTTGTGCTCGCGGCGGCGGCCGCCGGGGTCGACGCGCTCGACACGATTTACGTCGACATCGACGACCCCGAGGGCCTCGAATCGGCGGCCGACTTCACCGTCCAGCTCGGCTTCGACGGGAAGATGGCGATCCACCCAGCACAGGTCCCGATCATCAACGACGCGTTCACGCCGAGCGACGACCGGATCGCGTGGGCCGAGCGCGTCGTCGAGGCCGCCGCGGCGGCCGACGCCGACGACCGCGGCGTGTTCCGGGTCGACGACGAGATGATCGACGCCCCGCTGATCGCCCAGGCCGAACAGGTCCTCGACCGCGCCCGGGCGGCGGGAAAGCGGTGATGGACGAGGTGATTCCGGACGGGAGAACGGCCCGGTTGCACTTGCACCACTAGCCTTAAGACCGGAACGACCGACCGAACGGTCATGACTGGGGAAGTAAATCCCTTCGAGAGCCTCCAGGCGCAGATCGACGACGCCGCCGGATACGTCGACGTCGGCGCCGACGTGCTCGAACGGCTGAAACGGCCCGAACGCGTCCTCGAGACCACGCTCTCGGTCGAGATGGACGACGGTTCGATCGAACTGTTCACCGCCTACCGGTCGCAGTTCAACGGCGACCGCGGCCCCTACAAAGGGGGAATCAGGTATCACCCGAACGTCAGTCGCGACGAGGTGAAGGCCCTCTCCGGGTGGATGGTGTACAAGTGCGCCACCGTCGACATTCCCTACGGCGGCGGCAAGGGCGGCATCGTCGTCGACCCGCGCGAGTACTCGGCGGCCGAACTCGAGCGACTCACCCGTGCGTACGCCACGGAGCTTCGCCCCCTGATCGGCCCGGACCGGGACATTCCCGCCCCGGACGTCAACACCGGCCAGCGGGAGATGAACTGGATCAAGGACACCTACGAGACCCTCGAGAACACCACCGCACCGGGGACGGTCACGGGCAAGGCGCCATCGAGCGGCGGAAGCGCGGGCCGCGTCGAGGCCACCGGCCGCTCCGTGATGCTCACCGCCCGGGAAGCCTTCGAATACCTCGGGAAGGACATCGCGGACGCGACGGTGGCCGTCCAGGGATTCGGGAACGCCGGCTCTGTCG
Above is a genomic segment from Halorientalis sp. LT38 containing:
- a CDS encoding Glu/Leu/Phe/Val family dehydrogenase produces the protein MTGEVNPFESLQAQIDDAAGYVDVGADVLERLKRPERVLETTLSVEMDDGSIELFTAYRSQFNGDRGPYKGGIRYHPNVSRDEVKALSGWMVYKCATVDIPYGGGKGGIVVDPREYSAAELERLTRAYATELRPLIGPDRDIPAPDVNTGQREMNWIKDTYETLENTTAPGTVTGKAPSSGGSAGRVEATGRSVMLTAREAFEYLGKDIADATVAVQGFGNAGSVAARLIDEELGANVVALSDSGGAIHNPDGLDVAAAKEHKVDTGTLSGFSGAVEEFGNEDLLTMDVDLLVPAALENAIDGELAERISADIVVEAANGPLTPRADDVLTDRDVAVFPDILANAGGVTVSYFEWVQNRQRFAWTEQRVNEELERVITNAFDTLTETYETTDAPNYRTAAYVTAIRRVARAADEAGVFP
- a CDS encoding HpcH/HpaI aldolase/citrate lyase family protein; this translates as MARRSVLFSPGDQPDLLRKAPNSGADAVVFDLEDAVAPDSKPAARETVAAALADSDLEPDCELWVRVNPPGTVEADDVATALADDPPIDAVMAPKVGDAAGVRRVADLLAERGLDVPVIALIESAAGVLNAEEIAAADPVDAVAIGAEDLAADVGATRTEEGIEVLHAREHVVLAAAAAGVDALDTIYVDIDDPEGLESAADFTVQLGFDGKMAIHPAQVPIINDAFTPSDDRIAWAERVVEAAAAADADDRGVFRVDDEMIDAPLIAQAEQVLDRARAAGKR